One genomic window of Polyangium aurulentum includes the following:
- the argC gene encoding N-acetyl-gamma-glutamyl-phosphate reductase: MSPSPVPVAILGVSGFAGSELARLIAEQPSLLLAGVAADRWQGQPLGAHVRLRGPAARLEVAPMNSALEVARTAEVALLATPAEVSARLAPELLARGVRVVDLSGAFRLQDPAAYPRWYGFPHPAPELLAEAHYGLPEVPRASTAPDEASRARLVANPGCYATAAILALAPLLAAGAIDPASIYVDGKSGVSGAGRKVEERLLFMEIDENLSAYRIGDHQHTPEIEQALGRVAARPVSVTFVPHLLPVKRGLLVTAFARLSGAVAPEEIPGLYARYFDPEGLVETCRPEEVTLARVAHTPLARLGARADAERGTVVVTSALDNLLKGAASQALQNLCTMVGAPPLERRGAL; encoded by the coding sequence GTGAGCCCATCCCCCGTTCCGGTCGCGATCCTCGGCGTGAGCGGCTTTGCCGGCAGCGAGCTCGCTCGACTGATCGCAGAGCAGCCGTCGCTATTGCTCGCAGGCGTCGCCGCAGATCGATGGCAAGGCCAGCCGCTCGGCGCGCACGTGCGCCTGCGCGGGCCCGCTGCACGCCTCGAGGTCGCGCCCATGAACTCGGCGCTCGAGGTCGCACGCACAGCCGAGGTCGCGCTGCTCGCCACCCCCGCCGAGGTCTCGGCCCGCCTCGCGCCCGAGCTGCTCGCCCGCGGCGTGCGCGTCGTCGATCTCTCCGGCGCGTTCCGGCTCCAGGATCCCGCCGCATATCCGCGCTGGTACGGTTTTCCGCATCCCGCGCCCGAGCTGCTCGCCGAGGCCCATTACGGCCTGCCCGAGGTCCCCCGCGCTTCCACGGCCCCCGACGAAGCCTCCCGCGCCCGCCTCGTCGCCAATCCCGGCTGCTATGCGACGGCCGCGATACTCGCGCTCGCGCCGCTGCTCGCCGCAGGCGCCATCGACCCCGCGTCCATCTACGTCGACGGCAAGAGCGGCGTCTCCGGCGCGGGCCGCAAGGTCGAGGAGCGGCTGCTTTTCATGGAGATCGACGAAAACCTCTCCGCTTACCGGATCGGCGACCATCAGCACACGCCCGAGATCGAGCAGGCTCTCGGGCGCGTGGCCGCTCGCCCGGTGAGCGTAACCTTCGTGCCCCACCTCCTGCCCGTGAAGCGTGGATTGCTCGTCACCGCATTCGCGCGCCTCTCTGGCGCGGTCGCCCCCGAGGAGATCCCTGGCCTTTACGCCCGATATTTCGATCCCGAGGGCCTCGTCGAAACCTGCCGCCCCGAGGAGGTCACGCTCGCGCGCGTCGCCCATACGCCGCTCGCCCGCCTGGGCGCGCGCGCCGACGCCGAGCGCGGGACGGTCGTGGTCACCTCCGCACTGGACAACCTCTTGAAGGGCGCCGCGTCGCAGGCGCTCCAGAACCTCTGCACCATGGTCGGTGCGCCGCCGCTCGAGCGCCGAGGAGCCCTGTGA
- the argJ gene encoding bifunctional glutamate N-acetyltransferase/amino-acid acetyltransferase ArgJ, with protein MKIPFGFTFAGMTAGIKVKRPDLALVLSELPAVAAGCFTQSKSRAPCVDWNQKRLPRTDARAIVANSGNANCLAGAEGEEANAQMAGSVAAALGVPVDAVLTCSTGVIGVPLPVAKVSAAMPDLVARLGPDPLPTAEAIMTTDTCTKMASREIFLGGDRVRITGIGKGSGMIHPNMATMLAFILTDAAIDAEVLDAMLRATVDDTFNMVSVDRDTSTNDQVLVLANGMAENDPITRRDSPEGELFAAALAEVCQELTRAIAGDGEGAQHLVTVTVRGAESRDAARALARAVTESNLSKAAFFGTDPNWGRVLAAIGARAAEGGHRFVPAEASVKLQGVAVFEHGKPLPFDADALRALLRGDEVFVDVTVGAGAFEATAWGCDLSYDYVRINADYAAVLVDPEGPVRRDNRLDNKTPELKADTLVQALRYIERFAGTRAVVKYGGAAMVRADLKDRFAEDVRLLQAVGLRPIIVHGGGPEISRTLEQMGQTSEFIDGLRVTDAASLRVVEMVLTGQINKEVVSSLARAGAKAVGLSGKDGGLIEARKLQAPSGRDLGYVGEVAGVNPEVIELLVGKGFIPVVSPIGLGRDGHTYNINADTVAAELAVACGARKLIFLTDVAGILAKGLLVSEMSAEELELRMNDGTVTGGMLPKAQAILRALHGGVETVHIIDGRVPHNVVAELFTSRGVGTMIRAGAPKEGEEVPMG; from the coding sequence GTGAAAATTCCTTTTGGATTCACGTTCGCCGGCATGACCGCCGGCATCAAGGTCAAGCGCCCCGATCTCGCGCTCGTGCTCTCCGAGCTGCCCGCCGTCGCCGCGGGCTGCTTCACGCAATCGAAGAGCCGCGCGCCCTGCGTCGACTGGAACCAAAAGCGCCTGCCGCGCACCGACGCGCGCGCCATCGTGGCCAACAGCGGCAATGCCAATTGCCTCGCCGGCGCCGAGGGCGAGGAGGCCAATGCGCAGATGGCCGGCTCCGTCGCCGCCGCGCTCGGCGTGCCCGTCGACGCGGTCCTCACCTGCTCGACCGGCGTCATCGGCGTCCCCTTGCCCGTCGCCAAGGTCTCCGCCGCAATGCCCGACCTCGTCGCCCGCCTCGGGCCCGATCCCCTGCCCACGGCCGAGGCGATCATGACCACGGACACGTGCACCAAAATGGCCTCGCGCGAGATCTTCCTCGGCGGCGACCGGGTGCGCATCACGGGCATCGGCAAGGGCTCGGGGATGATCCACCCGAACATGGCGACGATGCTCGCGTTCATCCTGACCGACGCGGCCATCGACGCCGAGGTGCTCGACGCGATGCTGCGCGCGACGGTGGACGATACGTTCAACATGGTGAGCGTCGACCGGGACACGTCGACCAACGATCAGGTCCTCGTGCTCGCCAACGGCATGGCCGAGAACGACCCCATCACGCGCCGCGACTCGCCCGAGGGGGAGCTGTTCGCCGCAGCGCTCGCCGAGGTTTGTCAGGAACTCACCCGCGCGATCGCAGGCGACGGCGAGGGCGCGCAGCACCTCGTCACCGTGACCGTGCGAGGCGCCGAGAGCCGCGACGCCGCCCGCGCGCTCGCCCGCGCCGTGACCGAGTCGAACCTCTCCAAGGCCGCGTTCTTCGGGACAGACCCGAACTGGGGCCGCGTGCTCGCGGCGATCGGCGCGCGCGCGGCCGAGGGAGGTCACCGCTTCGTGCCCGCCGAGGCCAGCGTGAAACTGCAAGGCGTGGCCGTCTTCGAGCACGGAAAGCCGCTCCCGTTCGACGCCGACGCGCTGCGCGCCCTCTTGCGCGGCGACGAGGTCTTCGTCGATGTCACGGTCGGCGCGGGCGCCTTCGAAGCGACCGCGTGGGGCTGCGACCTTTCGTACGACTACGTACGAATCAACGCCGACTACGCCGCCGTCCTCGTCGACCCCGAGGGCCCGGTTCGTCGTGACAACCGCCTCGACAACAAGACGCCCGAGCTCAAGGCGGACACGCTGGTGCAGGCGCTGCGTTACATCGAGCGCTTCGCCGGCACGCGCGCGGTCGTCAAATACGGCGGCGCGGCCATGGTGCGCGCGGACCTGAAGGACCGCTTCGCCGAGGACGTGCGCCTCTTGCAGGCCGTCGGCTTGCGGCCGATCATCGTGCACGGCGGCGGCCCCGAGATATCGCGCACGCTCGAGCAGATGGGGCAGACGAGCGAGTTCATCGACGGCCTGCGCGTCACCGACGCCGCCAGCCTGCGCGTGGTCGAGATGGTCCTCACCGGCCAGATCAACAAGGAGGTCGTCTCCTCCCTCGCGCGCGCCGGCGCCAAGGCCGTGGGTTTGTCGGGCAAGGACGGCGGCCTCATCGAGGCGCGCAAGCTGCAGGCGCCTTCGGGCCGGGATCTCGGCTACGTGGGCGAGGTGGCGGGCGTGAACCCGGAGGTGATCGAGCTGCTCGTCGGCAAGGGGTTCATCCCGGTCGTGTCGCCGATCGGGCTCGGTCGCGACGGGCACACGTACAATATCAACGCCGACACGGTCGCGGCCGAACTCGCGGTCGCGTGCGGCGCGCGCAAGCTGATCTTCCTGACGGACGTGGCGGGGATCCTCGCGAAGGGCCTGCTCGTGTCGGAGATGAGCGCCGAGGAGCTCGAGCTGCGCATGAACGACGGCACCGTGACCGGAGGCATGCTGCCGAAGGCGCAGGCGATCCTGCGCGCGCTGCACGGCGGCGTGGAGACGGTGCACATCATCGACGGCCGCGTCCCGCACAACGTCGTGGCCGAGCTGTTCACCTCGCGCGGCGTCGGCACCATGATCCGCGCCGGCGCGCCCAAGGAAGGCGAAGAAGTGCCGATGGGCTGA
- a CDS encoding NAD(P)/FAD-dependent oxidoreductase, which yields MDADLVIVGGGPAGISTALFLARAKPPLRERILVLERERYPREKVCAGAIGARADRLLASIGVRVDVPSALVQGLSVVAGDRSLRHRLDTPIGRVVRRIEFDHALANEARERAIRIADGTKVASVEIGADGVRIETDRGELRARAVVGADGVGSIVRRSLGLPRGAFMAQAVEVDTPAADFDPPRELLHFDLEERDLPGYAWDFPTVVGGEPLVCRGIYELRAEGVPERAESAPGTAERLMRRVERLGLSGRASPLRRFAERGLSLHEPFARPRALLVGEAAGIDPTLGEGIAQAIQYGAVAGPYLARALDEDDLSFASFPAVLRKSRLGLDLAIRARAARWVYGATRPLLERWVTSSEPLVLAGMRYFAGERVPRSALAQALVGLAGAALERGR from the coding sequence GTGGACGCAGACCTCGTCATCGTCGGCGGAGGGCCAGCCGGCATCTCGACGGCCCTGTTCCTCGCGCGCGCGAAGCCTCCCCTGCGTGAGCGCATCCTCGTGCTCGAGCGCGAGCGCTACCCGCGCGAGAAGGTGTGCGCAGGGGCGATCGGCGCGCGCGCAGATCGCCTGCTCGCATCGATCGGCGTGCGCGTCGACGTGCCCTCGGCCCTCGTGCAGGGGCTCAGCGTGGTCGCCGGTGATCGATCGCTTCGTCATCGACTCGACACGCCCATCGGTCGCGTCGTGCGGCGCATCGAGTTCGATCACGCCCTCGCGAACGAGGCGCGCGAACGAGCGATCCGCATCGCGGACGGCACCAAGGTGGCGAGCGTGGAGATCGGCGCGGACGGCGTGCGCATCGAGACCGATCGTGGCGAGCTCCGAGCGCGCGCGGTCGTCGGCGCGGATGGCGTGGGCAGCATCGTGCGCCGATCGCTCGGGCTACCGCGAGGCGCGTTCATGGCGCAGGCGGTGGAGGTCGACACGCCCGCCGCTGACTTCGATCCGCCGCGCGAGCTTTTGCATTTCGATCTCGAGGAGCGCGACCTGCCTGGCTACGCGTGGGACTTTCCGACGGTCGTGGGCGGCGAGCCGCTCGTCTGTCGCGGGATCTACGAGCTGCGCGCCGAGGGCGTCCCCGAGCGCGCCGAGAGCGCTCCAGGCACGGCCGAGCGGCTGATGCGGCGCGTCGAGCGGCTTGGTTTGTCGGGACGAGCCTCGCCGCTCCGGCGCTTCGCCGAGCGCGGTCTGTCGCTGCACGAGCCGTTCGCGCGGCCGCGCGCGCTGCTCGTGGGGGAGGCTGCGGGGATCGATCCGACGCTCGGCGAGGGCATCGCGCAGGCGATCCAGTACGGCGCCGTGGCCGGCCCGTACCTCGCCCGCGCGCTCGACGAGGATGATCTTTCGTTCGCGTCGTTCCCGGCGGTCTTGCGCAAGAGCCGCCTCGGCCTGGACCTGGCGATCCGGGCGCGGGCGGCGCGGTGGGTCTACGGCGCGACGCGGCCTTTGCTCGAGCGGTGGGTGACGAGCTCCGAGCCGCTCGTGCTCGCGGGGATGCGCTATTTCGCGGGGGAAAGGGTGCCGCGCAGCGCGCTCGCTCAGGCCCTCGTCGGGCTCGCGGGCGCGGCGCTCGAGCGCGGCAGGTGA
- a CDS encoding TraR/DksA family transcriptional regulator produces MEGRKGVGVGSIAPRGPGARPATRVGADSDELPDLTDEQREELRTLLEERRAQILASIETRQEQERDTGREVGDEMDEANIEGATAMASRLLERDVQLLSEIDRALAKFRDGSYGQCEGTGEPIGFGRLKSRPWARFSVSYQEQLERDARTRGGF; encoded by the coding sequence ATGGAAGGTCGAAAGGGAGTAGGCGTCGGTAGCATCGCACCTCGTGGTCCCGGAGCGCGTCCTGCGACGCGCGTCGGGGCAGACAGCGACGAGCTGCCCGACCTGACCGATGAGCAGCGCGAGGAGCTCCGGACGCTGCTCGAGGAGCGGCGCGCGCAGATCCTCGCCTCGATCGAGACGCGACAGGAGCAGGAGCGCGACACGGGACGCGAGGTCGGCGACGAGATGGACGAAGCGAACATCGAGGGCGCGACGGCCATGGCGTCGCGGCTGCTCGAGCGCGACGTGCAGCTTCTGTCCGAGATCGACCGCGCGCTCGCCAAGTTCCGCGACGGCTCGTACGGCCAGTGCGAAGGCACGGGCGAGCCCATCGGGTTCGGGCGCCTGAAGTCGCGGCCCTGGGCGCGCTTCAGCGTCTCGTATCAGGAGCAGCTCGAGCGCGACGCGCGCACGCGAGGCGGCTTCTAG